A stretch of the Candidatus Bipolaricaulota bacterium genome encodes the following:
- the rpsP gene encoding 30S ribosomal protein S16, producing MAAKIRLKKVGRKGQPSYRIVVLDGLKPRDTKVVADLGYYDPKADPARVEIDNEAALKWLLNGAKPTKAARDLLSKAGVMAAWDAAKRERIKARAEG from the coding sequence ATGGCAGCGAAGATCCGTTTGAAGAAGGTGGGAAGGAAAGGGCAGCCGTCGTATCGAATCGTGGTTCTCGACGGGCTGAAGCCGCGTGACACCAAGGTGGTTGCCGACCTCGGGTACTACGATCCCAAGGCTGATCCGGCGCGGGTGGAGATCGACAACGAGGCCGCGCTCAAGTGGCTCCTCAACGGGGCGAAGCCGACCAAGGCGGCGCGCGACCTTCTGTCCAAGGCCGGGGTGATGGCCGCCTGGGACGCGGCAAAGCGTGAACGGATCAAGGCGCGGGCGGAGGGATAG
- a CDS encoding KH domain-containing protein: MLYRLLLFLVRSLVDDPERVRIDRIETEKVDIFFIQVGKEDRGRILGRGGRTISALRTFLEGVAARLDREIVIELAD; encoded by the coding sequence GTGCTCTACCGCCTCCTCCTCTTCCTCGTCCGGTCATTGGTCGACGATCCCGAGCGAGTGAGGATCGACCGCATCGAGACCGAAAAGGTTGACATCTTCTTCATTCAGGTGGGGAAGGAGGATCGGGGGCGCATCCTCGGGAGAGGGGGGCGGACGATCAGTGCGCTGCGCACGTTCCTCGAGGGGGTGGCGGCCCGACTCGACCGCGAGATCGTGATCGAGCTCGCCGACTGA
- the trmD gene encoding tRNA (guanosine(37)-N1)-methyltransferase TrmD encodes MRFDIVTIFPEALSGFFSVGVIGQARAAGLLEVHLHDLRDFTDDPHRVVDDRAYGGGPGMVMKVEPFVRAIEAIKSGGVRSCFLHERCGIARPDPEGWRTILLSAQGRLFTERDAIRLGKYAGLILLCGRYEGVDERVVEFVDEELSIGDYVLTGGELAAAVVVEATARTIPGVVGDFGSVESDSFFNKERLGPPQYTRPPEFRGLKVPDVLLSGDHKRIEEFRARAAWEKTARNRPDLLGLDLDRENSDG; translated from the coding sequence ATGCGATTTGACATCGTTACGATATTCCCGGAGGCCCTCTCCGGGTTCTTTTCGGTCGGGGTGATCGGGCAGGCGCGGGCCGCGGGTCTGCTCGAGGTTCACCTGCATGATTTGCGTGACTTCACCGACGATCCCCATCGGGTGGTGGACGACCGCGCGTACGGGGGCGGACCGGGGATGGTGATGAAGGTCGAGCCGTTCGTGCGGGCGATCGAAGCGATCAAATCCGGCGGGGTCAGGTCTTGCTTTTTGCACGAGAGGTGTGGGATTGCAAGACCTGACCCCGAAGGATGGAGGACGATCCTCTTGTCGGCGCAGGGGCGGCTGTTCACCGAGCGCGACGCGATTCGGCTCGGGAAGTACGCCGGCCTGATCCTCCTGTGCGGGCGGTACGAGGGGGTGGACGAGCGGGTGGTCGAGTTCGTGGACGAGGAGCTGTCGATCGGGGATTACGTCCTCACCGGAGGGGAGCTTGCCGCGGCGGTCGTGGTCGAGGCAACGGCGCGCACGATTCCCGGGGTGGTGGGGGACTTCGGGTCGGTAGAGAGCGACTCGTTCTTCAACAAGGAGCGGCTCGGTCCGCCGCAGTACACCCGCCCCCCCGAGTTTCGCGGGCTCAAGGTCCCGGATGTCCTGCTGAGTGGGGATCATAAAAGGATCGAGGAGTTCCGCGCCCGGGCGGCGTGGGAGAAGACGGCGCGCAACCGGCCCGACCTCCTCGGGCTCGATCTTGACAGGGAAAATTCTGATGGGTAA